One segment of Erigeron canadensis isolate Cc75 chromosome 2, C_canadensis_v1, whole genome shotgun sequence DNA contains the following:
- the LOC122586848 gene encoding eukaryotic peptide chain release factor subunit 1-3-like: MSDAQETDKNIEIWKIKKLIKALEAARGNGTSMISLIMPPRDQISRVTKMLGDEFGTASNIKSRVNRQSVLGAITSAQQRLKLYNKVPPNGLVLYTGTIVTDDGKEKKVTFDFEPFRPINASLYLCDNKFHTEPLSELLESDDKFGFIVMDGNGTLFGTLSGNTREVLHKFTVDLPKKHGRGGQSALRFARLRMEKRHNYVRKTAELATQFYINPATSQPNVSGLILAGSADFKTELSQSDMFDQRLQAKILNVVDVSYGGENGFNQAIELSAEILANVKFIQEKRLIGKYFEEISQDTGKYVFGVDDTLKALDMGAVEILIVWENLDISRYVLKNSATGEIIIKHLSKEQDNDQSNFRDAETNAELEVQEKMSLLEWFANEYKKFGCTLEFVTNKSQEGSQFCRGFGGIGGVLRYQLDIRSFDELSDDGENYDTE; the protein is encoded by the coding sequence ATGTCGGATGCTCAGGAAACTGATAAGAACATTGAAATATGGAAGATTAAGAAGCTTATAAAAGCACTTGAAGCTGCAAGAGGAAATGGAACAAGCATGATTTCTCTGATTATGCCTCCACGTGATCAAATTTCCCGAGTCACGAAGATGCTTGGTGATGAATTTGGAACTGCTTCAAATATTAAGAGCAGGGTGAATCGTCAGTCTGTTTTAGGTGCCATAACATCTGCCCAGCAAAGGCTCAAGCTCTACAATAAGGTCCCTCCCAATGGACTTGTGCTCTACACTGGAACAATAGTCACAGATGACGGGAAAGAGAAGAAGGTTACATTTGACTTCGAACCTTTCAGGCCTATCAATGCATCTCTTTATCTCTGTGATAACAAGTTCCACACTGAACCTCTCAGTGAGCTGTTGGAATCTGATGACAAGTTTGGCTTTATAGTTATGGATGGAAATGGCACTCTTTTCGGGACGTTAAGTGGTAATACTCGAGAGGTTTTGCACAAGTTCACTGTTGATTTGCCCAAGAAACACGGAAGAGGAGGGCAATCAGCTCTTCGGTTTGCTCGTCTTCGAATGGAAAAGCGTCACAATTATGTTAGGAAGACTGCAGAGCTTGCAACTCAGTTCTACATCAACCCTGCTACTAGTCAACCGAATGTTTCTGGGCTTATACTTGCTGGGTCTGCTGATTTCAAAACCGAGCTCAGTCAATCTGATATGTTTGACCAACGTCTTCAGGCAAAAATCTTGAACGTGGTCGATGTTTCCTATGGGGGTGAAAATGGTTTCAATCAGGCTATTGAGTTGTCTGCTGAAATTCTGGCTAATGTGAAGTTCATACAAGAGAAACGTCTAATTGGGAAGTACTTTGAGGAAATAAGTCAGGATACAGGAAAATATGTCTTTGGTGTCGATGATACTTTGAAAGCTTTGGACATGGGTGCTGTGGAAATCTTGATTGTTTGGGAAAATTTGGACATTAGCCGATATGTTCTCAAGAATAGCGCAACTGGTGAAatcattataaaacatttgagCAAGGAGCAAGACAATGATCAGAGTAATTTCCGGGATGCAGAGACTAATGCTGAGCTGGAAGTTCAGGAAAAGATGTCACTGCTTGAGTGGTTTGCCAACGAGTACAAAAAGTTTGGATGCACGCTTGAGTTTGTCACAAATAAATCTCAAGAGGGGTCACAGTTTTGTAGAGGTTTTGGTGGAATTGGCGGCGTTCTTCGTTACCAGCTTGACATTCGTTCATTTGATGAGCTTTCTGATGATGGGGAAAATTATGATACCGAATAG